Sequence from the Herbaspirillum sp. meg3 genome:
CCCAGTGCCGCGCCCGTTGCGGGATTGATGACAGCCGAGGTGTCGCGGTTTCCGGCCTCCAGCCAGACGCCATTGATAAACAGATAGAGCTGGTCGTACTTATACTTTTGCATGATTATCTTCCTTGGTTGAATTCGGTAACATGTGGGCTTGCCGTAGGAAGAAGATTAAAACTGCGGGGGACTATTGATAAGATGACTATTCCCCACAATGGCTATGCAAGGAATGCACAAATGCAGTCAGAAAAATTCGCGGAATTCCTGGGAGTCTTTGCCGATGTGGCGCGGGAAGGTAGCTTCTCCGGTGCCGGTCGACGCCGTGGTCGCACACCATCCTCCATCGGGCGTCAGATTGACACCCTCGAGGAATACCTCGATACCCCCTTGTTTTTACGCTCCACGCGACTGTTGACACTCACTGATGCGGGCGAAGCGCTATTGATTCGCGCAAGACAAATCCTTGACTCACTGGAAGACGCGCAGCAGGAGTTGGCATCGATGAAGGGCGCTGTGACCGGCACGCTTCGCGTGGCCTGCTTCCCGACGTTTGGCAAGCGTTACGTTATGCCAGTCATGGGGGAGTTAGCCCGTAAGTATCCTGATTTGCGGTTGGAATTGGATCTCACCGAAAGGCTTGCGGACCCGGTGGCAGAGCGGTTGGACTTGGTCATCCGAATCGGCGACATGGCTGACAGCACTCTGATTGGGACTCGCATTGCGACGCAGACACGCATTCTGTGTGCAAGTCCGGCCTACCTTGCACAAATGGGCAGCCCGACCGAACTCGCTGATTTGGCATCACATCGCTTAATCGACAAATTGCATGGAGCGGATTTGCTTGGATGGACTGATGTGCTTGGTCAGCCCGCGCGCGCATTCAGTTCACAGCCTGTGTTCGCCTGTGATGATTTTGAGGCAATGCGCCTCGCTGCCAGGGAGGGACTAGGGATTGGTTATCTTCCAGACTGGGTAGTCGGACCTGATGTCAAAGACGGACATCTTTTGCAGCTCTTTCCTGAATGGTCAGAGCAACCGCATGCATGCACAGGAATTCATGCGCTACGGGCATTAAGACAGCCGCCGGCCCGCGTCACGGTTCTCTTAGATACGCTACGAGCGTACATTGGATATCCGCCGAGTTGGGCTCTGAACGTGAAGGTATCAGATTATGAGGACGTCTTGGGCTGAATAAGTCCGCAATCGGCCAGACGCAGACATCTCGAGCAACCACGGTTTAACAATAGGATAGGTATGCTTCATCCGATTTTTTATGTCGATTTCAATGAGATGGTAGATGCCACTACTGTACTTCTATCTCAGCATGACACGAAGGTGGATTCTTCGGGTAGGACAGTCAAGATATCAGAGGGGATGGTCATCACTGTCTACATGGACGGCGTCGATGACAATGGACATGCGGATAAGTTGATTGCTCACGGCGAGGTGACCAGAAACGTAGCTGACGGCTGGAGTAG
This genomic interval carries:
- a CDS encoding LysR family transcriptional regulator produces the protein MTIPHNGYARNAQMQSEKFAEFLGVFADVAREGSFSGAGRRRGRTPSSIGRQIDTLEEYLDTPLFLRSTRLLTLTDAGEALLIRARQILDSLEDAQQELASMKGAVTGTLRVACFPTFGKRYVMPVMGELARKYPDLRLELDLTERLADPVAERLDLVIRIGDMADSTLIGTRIATQTRILCASPAYLAQMGSPTELADLASHRLIDKLHGADLLGWTDVLGQPARAFSSQPVFACDDFEAMRLAAREGLGIGYLPDWVVGPDVKDGHLLQLFPEWSEQPHACTGIHALRALRQPPARVTVLLDTLRAYIGYPPSWALNVKVSDYEDVLG